CTTGCATATTTTGGAGACCTTGATAAATCAATAATAGATGAACTTCCAAAAGGAAGAAAACCGGTAAAAACAGCAATATTATTTGAAAGTGAAAGAAATTATCTTTATAAAAAAGTAAGGGAAGAGATAGAAAAAGGAAGACAGGTATTTGTAATATATCCACTTATAGAAGAATCAGAAAAATCAGATTTAAAATCTGCAATGGAAGGATATAAACATTGGAAAGAGGCTTTTCCTGATAAAGAAGCTTTTTTACTTCACGGAAAGATGAAACAGGAAGAAAAAGATAGGATAATGAGAGCTTTCTTGGCAAAAGAAGCCCATATTCTTGTATCCACAACAGTAATAGAGGTAGGAGTAGATGTTCCAAATGCTTCTGTAATGGTTATTGAAGAAGCTCACAGATTTGGATTATCTCAAATTCACCAGCTAAGAGGTAGGGTAGGGAGAGGTCAGTATGAGGGATTTTGTTTTTTAATGGTTCCTGATGAATTTAAAAATGCTACTGAACCATCAAGATTAAAAACCTTAGAAAGATTAAAGATATTAGTTAGAACTAATGATGGATTTAAAATAGCAGAAGAAGATTTAAGATTAAGAGGTGCAGGTGATATAGCCGGCACAGCCCAATCCGGTAAAAATATAGATTTTTCAATAGTTGATTTAGAAAGACCTATTGATTTAATCTTAATGGAAGATGCCATAAAAGAAGCAGAAAATCTAATAAAACAAGACCCTGAATTAACAAACTTCCCACTTCTAAAACAATATATGCTTGAAAAATATAAAGATAAATTAGATATTGTAAATATTGCATAGTATAGCATTTCTAAATTTCCGAATTAGCGTTTGAAAATAAAAAATTTATATATATACTTATATATACAAATTTCAAATTTAGGAGTTTAGTATATGATTACAATTAATAAATGGGGAAATTCACAAGGAATAAGAATACCTAAGAATTATCTAAAAAAATTAGGTTTAGATATAGGAGATGAAGTTGAAATTAGGATTGAAGATGAAAAACTGATAATTGTTCCGGTAAAGAAAAAAAGAAAATCTAAATTAGACATAAACAAATTATTTAAGGAAAAATATGAAGAAAATGAAGAATACAACTGGGGACAAGTAGGAAAAGAGATATGGTAGATTATATTCCGGAAAAAGGTGATATAATCTACCTTAACTTTGATCCTTCATTAAGGCATGAGCAAAAAGGAAACAGATACGCTATTGTAGTAAGCCATTACGTTTTTAATAAAAATACCGGAATGTGTTATGCAGTTCCTATTACCTCAAAATGTCAGGTAGTTTTCAAAGGGAAACTTCCCAAAAATCAGTTAGAAAAAATCCTTGATATAATTGAAACTATAATTTTTTCTTAAATTCATTTCAAAAACAAAAAAACATATTGTACAGAATATAAAATTTAATTGTTATTGTTTTTTCAGTAACAACTAAACTTTAATTTTGATTTTTGCCATTTTCTGATAACCATAAATACTTACTTTTATTAAGTAGGGGCATAAAGCCCCCTTATTTTTATTTATTTAAAAGTTCATAAGCTTCAAGTATTTCAAGAGCAGATTCATGGAGTGAAGTTCTTCCAATGAATCCTGCAAGTCTTGCAACGGCAATTTCCTTCTCAAATGTTTCTTTATCAAAACCTGAAAGTCTTATTGCTTCTTCCCAGTTTTTAGGAAGAGTTCTAACTCTTTTCTCTTTTACATAAAGATTTCCTACCTGTTTAATAGCTTCAAGTATTTTAACTATTGCAGGGTTGATTGGATTTGCTATACCTTCCGGAACTCCAGAAAGAGCTTTTTTAATTAATTTCCCTGCTTCTGTTAAAATAATTCCATCATTTGGCAATATATCAAGTATATATCTTGCTTCTAATTTATTTACTGCATACTGAACTTCTTCTTTTAATGTTTCATCAAACTCATTAAAAAGCTCATCTAAAAACATTCCATATTCAGGTATTTTGTGAAGAACCATAAGCTCAAATCTTGAAACATGAGGAATTCTTTTAATGTTATAAGCAAGGTCTTTATAAAGCTGTCCTGATTTTGTAGGATATCCTTCACCTACAAGATGTTTATTTACTGCCTGCTGATACCACTCATAATTTGGAGCACCAAACTCTGTTTCAGATATGCTAATAGCCTTAACAGCAGTAGAGGTAATTTCTCTAACTCCTTTTTCTTTAATATCTTTTAAAACTTGCTCTCCGTAAGGAGTAAATTTATAAACTGTTTTTCCTGTTTTTTCATCAATTTCTGATTTTATAAGATTAAATGCTTCCAATGAATATAAAGATTCTTTTACGGTATCAAAAAGTTTTTCATACCATTCATTTCCTTTTTCCCAGAAATGTTTAAATAGGTCTTCAATTGTGAAAAGCTCAGCCCATTTTTTCTTAAGCTCTTCTTTCTTTTGATAGCCCATAGATTGATTTATCATTCTGCCATACCATTCTTTTAAATGTTTATAATCTTTTAAAGGTTTTTCCATTAAATAGTGGACTATTTCTTTATCTGTTGGAACTATTTCAGAATTTTCTTTATTTTTTTGCCATATTTTTTCTATTCCAAGGAGTAATTCTTCATCTAAAGTTTCAAGGTTAAATGTTTTTATAGGTTTATAATCTCCTTCTTTCCATAGCTTATAAACTTCAACTAAATGCTCTCCGGCAGGTAAAATATTGCCTTCATTATCTATAAAAGCAAGTTCTTCCAATACTTCTTTTTCTTGGTCTGTTAAACTATCCATTCCTCTATCTAAAAGCTTTATAAGTGCATACATATAATCTTCATTTATTACAGTATCTAATGCAGGTACCATAGTTTGAACTGTTTTTTGAACGGCAACTCCAAGTCCGGATAAGTTATAAACATCAGAATTTGGAACAGAAAAAGATATTAATCTCATAGATTCCATTATTTCTACATTTCTACCGTGAACCGGTAAAAATTTAGTTTCTGCAGGACCAGGAGCCATTGATGAGATATATTCAGCTAATTCTTTAGAAATTTCAAGTCTTGGTTTTGCATTTTTATAAATTTCATAAATAGATTTTCCATATTCATTTAGCTCTTTAAACCAGCCTTTTTTCTCTTCGTGAACTTCTTGAGCAAATCCTCTTTCTTTTAATGCATTAAACACTTTATTGCCTGTTAGATTTCCACTTTTTACAGATGCTTCTATCATTGCAATAACTTCAGAACCTATCCATCTAAATCTTTCATCCCATTGGGAAGGGTGGCTGATTAAACCTTTTTGTATCATTTCTTCTAATAAATAAACAAGATTTCTTCCCCAGTATGTTAATACAAATTCAACCGGACTGTTCCCTTGCTCAAGTAAGTTTTGAAGTTCAAGCTCAACATAGGGGTCGCTTTCTGCTTTTACTGCTATTTGGCAGGCAAGACCTTTCTCTTCCTGAGATTTTACATTTAAAAGGGCAAGTGCATGTTCTTTTTTGATTAACATTTTACATCCTCCAAAATTTTAGTTTTTTATTGTAAAATAATATAAAGTATTTTACTAAAATTATCAAATTATTTTATACTTTATAAAAATATTATAAATTTAATTTATAAAATCTTACTAAGATTCTTACACCAATCTTAATATTCCGTTAAATCATTTTCTTTATAACTTCTTCTATTGTATATTTTTCCGGTATTATATCTGCTTTTAAGCCTTTTTTGTTTAAAGCTTTTTCTGTGGTTTTGCCGATTACGGCTATTTTAACTTTTTTTAATAAATCAATTGATTCATTTTCAAATGTATAAAAAAATCCATCAATTGTGGATGGGCTTGTGAATAAAATATAATCTATTTTTGAATTTAAAATCATATCTTTTATTTGATTGGCATTTTCCGGTTTATTTAAAGATGTTTGATATACCGGTATTAATTTTATATTTTTTATATTTTCTGTAAGGGTATTTATGCCTTCTAAAGCTCTTATTAATGCAATTTTTTTATCTTCAAGATAGTTATTTTTTATATATTCTAAAATACCTTCTGCACTAAATAAATCCGGTATTATTATATCTTTATATCCAAGCTCTTTTAACTTTTCTGCTGTTTTAGAACCAACGGCTATTATCATTTTGTTTTTTATGATAGGCATTTTTTTATGAAAAAATTTAACTGCATTAGCACTTGTAAATATATAAATATCAAAATCTTCATTTATTGAAAAATCCGCAGGTGTTATCTTTATAGTAGGAAAAGGAATAGGATTTAAACCATTTTTTAAAAATAAATCCTTTATCTCTTCAAACTGCTCTTTTGCCCTTGTTATAATTATATTTTTCACTCAGTTTCAACTCCTTGAATTAAAAATATATAATCATTTTTTTCAAGGATAAAATCATCTTGCGGATTTAATATTATTTTCTTTTTTCTTTCTACTGCTATAGGTAGATAATTTTTTGTTCTTACATAATCCAAAAGCTCTTTGAATTTTTCAAAACTGCCTATTTCTGATAATTTTATTTTCTTTATTCCAAGTTCTTGGTCTATCAATGTTTTTATTAAAGTTGTGGCCCCAGGATTTAATAATGTTGCAAACATCATTTTTCCTATTATCTGACCATGAATAAGAATATCTTTTGTTGTCAATCTATTTTTAAAGATTTCTGCATTCTCATCAAGTAAAACTTCTACATATAATCTTGCAGTAGGATTTATATCTTTTACCAACATTGCAGTAAGGGCAGTTCTTGCATCTATACTTCTATCTGATAGATTTTCCACTTTTTCAGCGATAATAACCACATCGGAAGCTTTATCTATGGCAACATCCATTAATATATTTTCATTTACAAAATCTCCTTTTTTATAAAGGATAAAACCTGATAAATCAATATCAAGCTGGGATTTATCATAATTTGTTATCAATACTACCGTTTTTTCCCTATCTATTTTAGATTGTTGTATAAGCTCTAATATCTCCTCTGATGTTTCGTTATAACCACATATCACTATATGATTTTTTAAATCTCTCATCTTTACTACTCCTTCTTTAAGCATTAATAATCTTTGGACAAATGTAGCAGAAAATGTAGCAGTTAATCCAGATACAAATATAACAACAGATATAGATAAAAAAGAAGCTATAAATCTTCCTTCGACTGTTTGAGGAACAATATCTCCGTATCCTACGGTCATTGAAGTTATTATAGCCCAGTATATTGCATCTGCAAAAGATGAAAAATCTTTATTTCCTGCATCATACTCAAAAATATATGCAAAGATAGCAGATACAAATATTAACAAAAATATTAAGCTAAATATAAAAAATATTAAAAATCCACCTTCTTTTATTGCAAGAAATAAACTTTTAAATACAGAAGAATATCTGAATAGCTTTAATATTCTTATGGCAAGTAATAATCTAAAAGCACGAAGTGGTCTTAGTATCGGTAAAATTGCTAATAAATCTATAATAGATGAAGGTTTTATCATCCATAATATTTTCGGCATTATTGCTTTCTTAAAAGCTAATAAATATACGCTTATA
Above is a genomic segment from Venenivibrio stagnispumantis containing:
- a CDS encoding AbrB/MazE/SpoVT family DNA-binding domain-containing protein, whose amino-acid sequence is MITINKWGNSQGIRIPKNYLKKLGLDIGDEVEIRIEDEKLIIVPVKKKRKSKLDINKLFKEKYEENEEYNWGQVGKEIW
- a CDS encoding type II toxin-antitoxin system PemK/MazF family toxin, whose translation is MVDYIPEKGDIIYLNFDPSLRHEQKGNRYAIVVSHYVFNKNTGMCYAVPITSKCQVVFKGKLPKNQLEKILDIIETIIFS
- a CDS encoding DUF505 domain-containing protein, producing MLIKKEHALALLNVKSQEEKGLACQIAVKAESDPYVELELQNLLEQGNSPVEFVLTYWGRNLVYLLEEMIQKGLISHPSQWDERFRWIGSEVIAMIEASVKSGNLTGNKVFNALKERGFAQEVHEEKKGWFKELNEYGKSIYEIYKNAKPRLEISKELAEYISSMAPGPAETKFLPVHGRNVEIMESMRLISFSVPNSDVYNLSGLGVAVQKTVQTMVPALDTVINEDYMYALIKLLDRGMDSLTDQEKEVLEELAFIDNEGNILPAGEHLVEVYKLWKEGDYKPIKTFNLETLDEELLLGIEKIWQKNKENSEIVPTDKEIVHYLMEKPLKDYKHLKEWYGRMINQSMGYQKKEELKKKWAELFTIEDLFKHFWEKGNEWYEKLFDTVKESLYSLEAFNLIKSEIDEKTGKTVYKFTPYGEQVLKDIKEKGVREITSTAVKAISISETEFGAPNYEWYQQAVNKHLVGEGYPTKSGQLYKDLAYNIKRIPHVSRFELMVLHKIPEYGMFLDELFNEFDETLKEEVQYAVNKLEARYILDILPNDGIILTEAGKLIKKALSGVPEGIANPINPAIVKILEAIKQVGNLYVKEKRVRTLPKNWEEAIRLSGFDKETFEKEIAVARLAGFIGRTSLHESALEILEAYELLNK
- a CDS encoding uroporphyrinogen-III synthase, encoding MKNIIITRAKEQFEEIKDLFLKNGLNPIPFPTIKITPADFSINEDFDIYIFTSANAVKFFHKKMPIIKNKMIIAVGSKTAEKLKELGYKDIIIPDLFSAEGILEYIKNNYLEDKKIALIRALEGINTLTENIKNIKLIPVYQTSLNKPENANQIKDMILNSKIDYILFTSPSTIDGFFYTFENESIDLLKKVKIAVIGKTTEKALNKKGLKADIIPEKYTIEEVIKKMI
- a CDS encoding ion transporter, which gives rise to MDRLSRNKRYLHILKLYLYNILENENSPYKHIYDVFAIIIVITSSLSVITKTFFSHIERLPPDLDRYLDIYEDFALFFFLIEYILRWWVISDFLTDFQEELKNHKRHNISVYLLAFKKAIMPKILWMIKPSSIIDLLAILPILRPLRAFRLLLAIRILKLFRYSSVFKSLFLAIKEGGFLIFFIFSLIFLLIFVSAIFAYIFEYDAGNKDFSSFADAIYWAIITSMTVGYGDIVPQTVEGRFIASFLSISVVIFVSGLTATFSATFVQRLLMLKEGVVKMRDLKNHIVICGYNETSEEILELIQQSKIDREKTVVLITNYDKSQLDIDLSGFILYKKGDFVNENILMDVAIDKASDVVIIAEKVENLSDRSIDARTALTAMLVKDINPTARLYVEVLLDENAEIFKNRLTTKDILIHGQIIGKMMFATLLNPGATTLIKTLIDQELGIKKIKLSEIGSFEKFKELLDYVRTKNYLPIAVERKKKIILNPQDDFILEKNDYIFLIQGVETE